Proteins encoded in a region of the Spiroplasma endosymbiont of Amphimallon solstitiale genome:
- a CDS encoding SemiSWEET family transporter produces the protein MNVEIIGWLAVVVNSFIFLPQIIKIIKTKRIRDLSFFMLLIQFLSCFLWMTYGIFIKNWEVVSLDSIILISTIIILGFKLNIHYKEP, from the coding sequence ATGAATGTAGAAATAATTGGTTGATTAGCAGTTGTTGTAAATAGTTTTATATTTTTACCTCAAATTATAAAAATTATTAAAACAAAAAGAATACGTGATTTATCATTTTTCATGTTATTAATTCAATTTTTATCTTGTTTTTTATGAATGACTTATGGAATATTCATAAAAAATTGAGAAGTTGTAAGTTTAGATTCAATAATCTTAATATCTACAATTATTATTTTAGGATTTAAATTAAATATTCATTATAAAGAACCATAA
- the rpsF gene encoding 30S ribosomal protein S6 yields the protein MEDLKQKHNYEIMYIVDDQNQEKAQLIKKEFCEILTKNAGKITKEQDSIRQFAYPINKKVKGHYFIIEVLTSPENIANFNRVALNKQRQLDVMRFLVINLDSEKINKFKPKRQVESSSFSRPTRPGNRPSYNRDENGERKPRPIAGTESSYRTKTNYQNSKTNTNNNASNTEQKD from the coding sequence TTGGAAGATTTAAAACAAAAGCATAATTATGAAATTATGTACATCGTTGATGATCAAAATCAAGAAAAAGCACAATTAATTAAAAAAGAATTTTGTGAAATTTTAACTAAAAATGCTGGAAAAATTACTAAAGAACAAGATTCTATTCGTCAATTTGCTTATCCTATTAACAAAAAAGTTAAGGGTCATTATTTTATTATTGAAGTGCTAACTTCACCAGAAAACATTGCTAACTTTAATCGTGTAGCTTTAAATAAACAAAGACAATTAGACGTAATGCGTTTTTTGGTTATTAATTTAGATAGTGAAAAAATTAATAAGTTTAAACCAAAACGCCAAGTAGAATCTAGTTCTTTCTCTCGACCAACAAGACCAGGAAATCGTCCTTCTTATAATCGTGATGAAAATGGTGAAAGAAAACCAAGACCAATCGCTGGTACTGAATCATCTTATCGTACAAAAACTAATTACCAAAATTCAAAAACAAATACTAATAATAATGCATCGAATACTGAACAGAAAGATTAA
- a CDS encoding IS30 family transposase, protein MYKYLTIESIIAIKEYKSYGFSIRKIAKAIDYSKSTVHRVCRLLNQNLLPLEILNKIQKNKQNAGRKLIILTLIEINTINHLLITKNYALDIIANFLKENKIKSISTKTLYNMFKTNRMGFDENNLLRKGKNKPHKQKETRGRINNCKSIHERNLIIPNIKNIEEFGHLEGDTIIGKDHKSSIITLADIWSKTTIPLATKNNKSENITKSIIKFISKLQKGTVKTITFDRGKEFSKWKLIEKNCNVKIYFADPGKPCQRGLNENNNGILRRYLPKSTDLSSYKQKDLNTIAFQINSTPRKSLSYKRPIDLIQLF, encoded by the coding sequence ATGTATAAGTATCTGACTATTGAATCAATAATAGCAATAAAAGAATATAAAAGTTATGGATTTTCGATTCGTAAAATAGCAAAAGCCATTGATTATAGTAAATCAACTGTACATAGAGTTTGTAGATTATTAAATCAAAACTTATTACCATTAGAAATATTGAATAAAATTCAAAAAAATAAACAAAATGCAGGTAGAAAATTAATAATTTTAACTTTAATAGAAATTAATACTATTAATCATTTGTTAATTACTAAAAATTATGCTCTTGATATAATTGCTAATTTTTTAAAGGAAAATAAAATAAAAAGTATTTCAACAAAAACTTTATATAACATGTTTAAAACAAATCGAATGGGTTTTGATGAAAATAACTTATTGAGAAAAGGAAAAAATAAACCTCACAAACAAAAAGAAACTAGGGGCAGAATTAATAATTGTAAGTCTATTCATGAAAGAAATTTAATCATTCCTAATATTAAAAATATAGAAGAATTTGGTCATTTAGAAGGTGATACTATCATTGGTAAAGATCATAAAAGTTCTATTATTACTTTAGCTGATATATGATCAAAAACCACAATTCCTTTAGCAACTAAAAATAATAAATCAGAAAATATTACAAAAAGTATAATAAAATTTATTTCAAAGTTACAAAAAGGAACAGTTAAAACTATTACTTTTGATCGTGGTAAAGAATTTAGTAAATGAAAATTAATCGAAAAAAATTGTAATGTTAAGATTTATTTTGCAGATCCTGGTAAACCTTGTCAAAGAGGTTTAAATGAAAATAATAATGGTATTTTAAGAAGATATTTACCAAAATCTACAGATCTATCTTCATATAAACAAAAAGATTTAAATACTATAGCATTTCAAATTAATTCTACACCCAGAAAATCACTATCTTATAAAAGACCAATAGATTTAATACAATTATTTTAA
- a CDS encoding transposase family protein: protein MSIEDRLVMTLRYLYENRTYHSIGAEYNMVDTTALRNIRSIEDILIKNNNFNNLTNKNIFLKRRIKK from the coding sequence ATGTCAATAGAAGATAGACTAGTAATGACTTTAAGATATTTATATGAAAATCGTACATATCATAGTATTGGCGCTGAGTATAATATGGTTGATACTACTGCTTTACGAAATATTCGTTCAATTGAAGACATTTTAATAAAAAATAATAACTTTAATAATTTAACAAATAAAAATATTTTTTTAAAAAGAAGAATTAAAAAATAA
- a CDS encoding deoxynucleoside kinase yields MKIVLSGVVGVGKSTISRELAKLLKYKIMDEPVTSNPYLDDFYQNPLEYAFKMQVFMLMARSKQLKEAQNFNNVIFDRSILEDPIFVEVLKAQNNMNDRDYEVYLNFYNNVIISSLYFDPQIKPDLIVYLKANLENTIERINLRGRESEKHVPHEYWSLLNKKYEQWYEKEKNNFNFLVIDTNDLTPKEIVQKIIDYIK; encoded by the coding sequence ATGAAAATTGTATTATCTGGTGTAGTTGGTGTTGGTAAGAGCACTATTAGTAGAGAATTAGCAAAATTATTAAAATATAAAATTATGGACGAGCCAGTTACTAGTAATCCCTATTTAGATGATTTTTATCAAAATCCTTTAGAATATGCTTTTAAAATGCAAGTATTTATGTTGATGGCACGAAGTAAACAATTAAAAGAAGCACAAAATTTTAACAATGTTATTTTTGATCGCAGTATTTTAGAAGATCCTATTTTTGTTGAAGTATTAAAAGCTCAAAACAATATGAATGATAGAGATTATGAAGTGTATTTAAATTTTTATAATAATGTTATTATTTCATCACTTTATTTTGATCCACAAATTAAGCCCGATTTAATTGTCTATTTAAAAGCAAATCTTGAAAACACAATTGAACGCATAAACCTTCGTGGTCGTGAATCAGAAAAACATGTACCTCATGAATACTGAAGTTTATTAAATAAAAAATATGAACAGTGATATGAAAAAGAAAAAAATAACTTTAATTTTTTAGTAATTGACACTAATGATTTAACTCCTAAGGAAATAGTGCAAAAAATAATTGATTATATAAAATAA
- a CDS encoding IS256 family transposase produces MYHYFSTKLKENTGDLTTVFKEGGLYKELTKRLVEKMLNSEMQNYLGYEKNQHSNTENARNGTSSKKLITQQGKIEIDVPRDRNSDFTPVIVAKRQRRFDGFDQQVLSLYAKGMTLSDIRMQLQELYHGADISESVISQITDDVIDDVKAWQNRPLESIYPIVYFDCIVVKVRQDKRIINKSVYIALVVDLEGKKDVLGLWISENEGAKFWLSNLTEMKNRGLNDILIACSDNLTGMSEAIQSVYPKTEHQLCIVHQIRNSLKYVSYKHRKTLVTDLKPIYTACSEEQAMQALESFESKWNKQYPQIAKSWYKNWENLMVFISYPVEIKRVIYTTNAIESVNSQLRKVIRNKKVFPNDMSVFKIFYLAIENITKKWTLPIQNWNTAIAHFMIKFEDRINLN; encoded by the coding sequence ATGTATCATTACTTTTCTACAAAATTAAAGGAAAATACTGGAGATTTAACAACAGTTTTTAAAGAAGGGGGTTTATATAAAGAATTAACAAAACGTTTAGTTGAAAAAATGTTGAATTCTGAAATGCAAAATTATTTAGGATATGAAAAAAATCAACATAGTAATACTGAAAATGCTCGTAATGGTACAAGTTCAAAAAAATTAATAACTCAACAAGGTAAAATTGAGATTGATGTACCAAGAGATCGCAATAGTGATTTTACTCCTGTAATAGTTGCAAAAAGACAGCGAAGATTTGATGGTTTTGATCAACAAGTGCTTTCACTATATGCAAAAGGTATGACTCTATCTGACATTAGAATGCAGTTACAAGAGTTATATCATGGTGCTGATATTAGTGAAAGTGTTATTAGTCAAATTACTGATGATGTTATTGATGATGTCAAAGCATGACAAAATCGACCATTAGAAAGTATTTATCCTATTGTTTACTTTGATTGTATAGTAGTTAAAGTAAGACAAGATAAACGCATTATTAACAAATCAGTTTATATAGCATTAGTAGTTGATTTAGAAGGCAAAAAAGATGTTTTAGGCTTATGAATTAGTGAAAATGAAGGTGCTAAATTTTGATTATCTAATTTGACAGAAATGAAAAATCGAGGCTTAAATGATATTCTTATTGCTTGTAGTGACAATTTAACAGGCATGTCAGAAGCAATACAATCAGTTTATCCTAAAACAGAACATCAATTATGCATTGTTCATCAAATTCGAAATAGTTTAAAATATGTTTCATACAAACATCGAAAAACTTTAGTTACAGATTTAAAGCCAATTTATACTGCATGTAGTGAAGAACAAGCAATGCAAGCTTTAGAATCATTTGAAAGTAAATGAAATAAACAATATCCTCAAATTGCTAAATCTTGATATAAAAATTGAGAAAATTTAATGGTTTTTATTAGTTATCCTGTAGAAATCAAAAGAGTAATTTATACTACAAATGCTATTGAATCTGTTAATAGTCAATTAAGAAAAGTTATCAGAAATAAAAAAGTTTTTCCTAATGATATGTCAGTTTTCAAAATATTTTATTTAGCAATTGAAAATATAACAAAAAAATGAACATTGCCTATTCAAAATTGAAATACAGCAATTGCTCATTTTATGATAAAATTTGAAGACAGAATTAATCTAAACTAG
- a CDS encoding serine protease, whose amino-acid sequence MKKLLTTITLSALVGTSASNLKPVFTNSVVNNDFKSNIKLRVTNGTDVPEGKYAWFSSTNINLNLISPNWLLSAHHVFEGATPKDIDRIEIEFKFYNQKNEIVVIKRKIKNFMTWANSKEPNWTHDIALVQLNKPIYDIKPISLYDKLEKPKTNTIATVIGKGVCGVDNNGNRIFPNKLQEANIPILDDSVSKDPRWTFPNGWNPKTEILAGIITGDKRITAAPGDSGGPLFIKQNDKDVLVGIVSGAPVDNTEDNLIDPEPGVFTFVGAFYDWIKENTNNFS is encoded by the coding sequence ATGAAAAAATTACTAACTACAATAACTCTTAGTGCATTAGTAGGAACAAGTGCAAGTAATTTAAAACCAGTTTTTACAAATAGTGTTGTAAATAATGACTTTAAATCAAATATTAAATTAAGAGTAACTAATGGAACAGACGTTCCTGAAGGTAAATATGCTTGATTTTCTTCTACTAACATAAATTTAAATTTAATTTCACCAAATTGATTATTATCTGCTCATCATGTTTTTGAAGGTGCAACTCCGAAAGACATAGACAGAATTGAAATTGAATTTAAATTTTATAATCAAAAAAATGAAATAGTTGTTATTAAAAGAAAAATTAAGAATTTTATGACTTGAGCTAATAGCAAAGAGCCTAATTGAACTCATGATATCGCATTAGTCCAATTAAATAAACCTATATATGATATAAAACCAATTTCTTTATATGATAAACTAGAAAAACCAAAAACTAATACTATTGCGACTGTTATTGGAAAAGGTGTTTGTGGTGTTGATAATAATGGAAATAGAATATTTCCAAATAAATTGCAAGAAGCAAATATTCCCATATTAGATGATAGTGTTAGTAAAGACCCTAGATGAACATTTCCAAATGGTTGAAATCCTAAAACTGAAATTTTAGCTGGAATAATAACTGGTGATAAAAGAATTACTGCTGCTCCTGGAGATAGTGGAGGCCCACTATTTATAAAACAAAATGATAAAGATGTTCTTGTTGGAATTGTTAGTGGTGCTCCTGTTGATAATACAGAAGATAATTTAATTGATCCTGAACCTGGTGTTTTTACATTTGTTGGCGCTTTTTATGATTGAATTAAAGAAAATACTAATAATTTTAGTTAA
- a CDS encoding transposase family protein, translating into MIIDVTEVETERPKYNQKDWFSGKKWMHTVKFQTIINAHTNEILNIFSDIGKNHDFKTFKNSKLKFSPETIIIAYKGYQGLQKIHANTFLPIKTSKNNPKTSKIKIFNKIINKTRRKVEHVFAFLKYFKIIGYKFRKGRKRIFLRFNLIAGFYNLSLKLKNVMQ; encoded by the coding sequence TTGATAATTGATGTAACAGAAGTAGAAACAGAACGACCAAAATATAACCAAAAAGATTGATTTTCTGGTAAAAAATGAATGCATACTGTTAAGTTTCAAACCATAATTAATGCACATACTAATGAAATTTTAAATATTTTTTCTGATATTGGTAAAAATCATGATTTTAAAACTTTTAAAAATTCAAAGTTAAAATTTTCACCAGAAACTATAATTATTGCATATAAAGGTTATCAAGGTTTACAAAAAATTCATGCTAATACATTTTTACCTATTAAAACTAGTAAAAACAATCCTAAAACAAGTAAAATTAAAATTTTTAATAAGATTATTAATAAAACTCGCAGAAAAGTTGAACATGTTTTTGCGTTTTTAAAATATTTTAAAATTATTGGTTATAAATTTAGAAAAGGCAGAAAACGAATATTTTTAAGATTTAATTTAATTGCAGGATTTTATAATTTATCATTAAAACTTAAAAACGTTATGCAGTAA
- a CDS encoding transposase, which translates to MIENEKENLSAVQKIIVDAGYTGEKFASEIKTIINANVEVIKRNELHTFVVLPKRWIVERSFAWLEKYRRLWKNCERKLNTSLQMVVLSFISVLLKRF; encoded by the coding sequence ATGATTGAAAATGAAAAAGAAAATCTTTCTGCAGTTCAAAAAATAATAGTAGATGCTGGTTATACTGGTGAAAAATTTGCTTCTGAAATCAAAACAATCATAAATGCAAATGTTGAAGTGATAAAACGTAATGAATTACATACTTTTGTAGTATTACCAAAAAGATGAATTGTAGAACGAAGCTTTGCTTGATTAGAAAAATACAGAAGATTATGAAAAAATTGTGAAAGAAAACTAAATACTAGTTTACAAATGGTTGTTCTTTCATTTATTTCAGTTTTATTAAAAAGATTCTAA
- the rpsR gene encoding 30S ribosomal protein S18, whose amino-acid sequence MNTGKPRNFTRRKSCFITKNNITYIDYKDIELLSKFMGNNNKILPARTTGTNPKYQRLIAKNIKRAQIMGLLRYSR is encoded by the coding sequence ATGAACACTGGTAAACCAAGAAATTTTACAAGAAGAAAATCTTGTTTTATTACTAAAAATAATATTACTTATATTGATTATAAAGATATTGAATTACTAAGTAAATTTATGGGTAATAATAACAAAATTTTGCCAGCAAGAACAACAGGTACTAATCCAAAGTATCAACGTTTAATTGCTAAAAATATAAAACGTGCCCAAATCATGGGATTATTAAGATATTCAAGATAA
- a CDS encoding single-stranded DNA-binding protein yields MNIVTLIGRITRDLKLHQTSTGKPFTFFTLAVNNIQNQADYISCVAWNKVAENMTNYLVKGSLISVSGRLSVRKSTDQNGKELYITEVVAQTVTFLDNRKKDSSGNNTNINYSKPRDENKIHLDDAFKSPNYSTDIAFTNTNQLQEKEAAIQNIEFDEEDIIWDLNN; encoded by the coding sequence ATGAATATTGTTACATTAATTGGTAGAATCACTCGTGATTTAAAGTTACATCAAACTTCAACAGGAAAACCTTTTACTTTTTTTACACTTGCAGTTAATAATATTCAAAATCAAGCTGATTATATTTCGTGTGTGGCTTGAAATAAAGTTGCTGAAAATATGACTAATTATTTAGTTAAAGGTTCTTTAATTTCAGTTTCAGGAAGACTGTCAGTAAGAAAATCAACAGATCAGAATGGAAAAGAACTATATATTACTGAAGTGGTTGCACAAACTGTTACTTTTTTAGATAATCGTAAAAAAGATAGTAGTGGTAATAATACTAATATTAATTATTCAAAACCAAGAGATGAGAATAAAATTCATTTAGATGATGCTTTTAAAAGTCCTAATTATAGTACTGATATTGCCTTTACTAATACTAATCAACTTCAAGAAAAAGAAGCGGCTATTCAAAATATAGAATTTGATGAAGAAGATATCATTTGAGATTTAAATAATTAA
- a CDS encoding vitamin B12-dependent ribonucleotide reductase → MYSENLKNNLNEDISKHFTHLKTIEKDYKITHEGVSRMVMLDRYAQKDKNLITLKPGDLVISIIREDAIFPTRGIGYVIEELENQVYVIKIEDEYLGSIDPELIKISGKAGIIHKQKYELEKPLELFYEQIAYRVSKSLTTKESPKLRSVYLSEFYKQLKSLNIVPAGRVLYGAGSDSDVTFFNCFVMPFIHDSRSGIAAHRQEVMEIMSHGGGVGSNGSTLRPKGTVAKTVGGKSSGAVSWLNDLSTLTHLVEQGGSRRGAQMIMLADWHPDIIEFIISKMQNAKILLWLKENSKSSLIRDEASKKLKFEVLSDQDRNIFESILNNEQLFNEEIIENAKNKLALGGSWQVIKSDFLTGTNISVTISDEFMNAVATNGKWNLRFPDLDNYTVTQKQAYDEHWNKIGDVHDWEKMGYPIKTYYTINASDLWDLINFCATYSAEPGIFFIDRANEMTNAQAYGMRVVATNPCGEQPLAPYSVCNLSAINLANFVNKKTSEILYDELSKSVTTCVRVQDNVIDSTPYFLEANKKQALGERRIGLGVMGLHDLLIWSNLKYGSKEANEVVDKIFETITTSAYRASINIAKEKGSFPFLKSREAFINSGFMKTMPEDIRNDILKYGIRNSHLLTVAPTGSTGTMVGVSTGLEPYFAFSYFRSGRLGKFMEVKAKIVNDWLQYHPEFKEKPLPDIFVSAMQLTPEDHANVQCIIQRWVDSSISKTVNAPKGYTVKKVEQIYYKLYKDGAKGGTVYVDGSRDSQLLSLSDDDNQMQEQVNLSDLGLTETFADSINETKPIKPGWRNDRQDRKIGTDLGDLCTMCKEGVLVFSAGCYTCNNCGIQSKCGL, encoded by the coding sequence ATGTACAGTGAAAATTTAAAAAATAATTTAAATGAAGATATTAGTAAGCATTTTACACACTTAAAAACAATTGAAAAAGATTATAAAATTACTCATGAAGGTGTATCAAGAATGGTAATGCTTGATCGTTATGCACAAAAAGACAAAAATTTAATTACTTTAAAACCAGGTGATTTGGTAATTAGTATTATCCGTGAAGACGCTATTTTTCCAACTAGAGGAATTGGTTATGTTATTGAAGAATTAGAAAATCAAGTTTATGTTATCAAAATTGAAGATGAATACCTCGGCTCAATTGATCCTGAACTAATAAAAATTTCTGGTAAAGCTGGTATTATCCACAAACAAAAATATGAACTTGAAAAACCACTAGAGTTATTTTATGAACAAATTGCTTATCGTGTTAGTAAATCATTAACTACAAAAGAATCACCAAAATTAAGATCTGTTTATTTATCCGAATTTTATAAACAATTAAAATCGCTAAATATAGTACCTGCTGGAAGAGTTTTATATGGGGCTGGTAGTGATTCTGATGTTACTTTTTTTAACTGTTTTGTAATGCCTTTTATTCATGATTCACGAAGTGGAATTGCTGCCCATCGTCAAGAAGTTATGGAAATTATGTCACATGGTGGTGGTGTTGGTTCTAATGGTTCAACACTAAGACCAAAAGGTACTGTTGCTAAAACAGTTGGTGGTAAATCTTCAGGAGCTGTTTCTTGATTAAACGATTTATCTACATTAACTCATTTAGTAGAACAAGGTGGATCACGACGTGGCGCACAAATGATTATGCTAGCTGATTGACATCCAGATATTATTGAATTTATTATTTCAAAAATGCAAAATGCAAAAATTTTATTATGGTTAAAAGAAAATTCAAAATCAAGTTTAATTCGTGATGAAGCAAGTAAAAAATTAAAATTTGAAGTACTTAGTGACCAAGATCGTAATATTTTTGAATCAATCTTAAATAATGAACAACTTTTTAATGAAGAAATAATAGAAAATGCTAAAAATAAACTAGCACTTGGTGGATCTTGACAAGTAATTAAAAGCGATTTTTTAACCGGAACTAATATTTCAGTAACAATTAGTGATGAATTTATGAATGCCGTTGCAACAAATGGTAAATGAAATTTACGTTTCCCTGACTTAGATAATTATACTGTAACTCAAAAACAAGCTTATGATGAACATTGAAATAAAATTGGTGATGTTCATGATTGAGAAAAAATGGGTTACCCAATTAAAACTTATTATACAATTAATGCATCTGACTTATGAGATTTAATTAATTTCTGTGCTACATATTCAGCAGAACCCGGTATTTTTTTCATTGATAGAGCTAATGAAATGACTAATGCTCAAGCATATGGTATGCGTGTTGTTGCTACTAATCCTTGTGGTGAACAACCATTAGCACCCTATTCAGTGTGTAATTTATCAGCAATTAATTTAGCTAATTTTGTTAATAAAAAAACAAGTGAAATTCTTTACGATGAACTAAGTAAATCTGTAACAACTTGTGTTCGTGTGCAAGATAATGTTATTGACAGCACTCCATACTTTTTAGAAGCAAATAAAAAACAAGCACTTGGTGAACGAAGAATTGGTCTAGGAGTAATGGGTTTACATGATTTACTAATTTGAAGTAATCTAAAATACGGCTCAAAAGAAGCTAATGAAGTAGTTGATAAAATTTTTGAAACTATTACTACTAGTGCTTATCGTGCATCAATTAATATTGCTAAAGAAAAAGGAAGTTTTCCATTTTTAAAATCACGCGAAGCATTTATTAATAGTGGCTTCATGAAAACAATGCCTGAAGACATCAGAAATGATATTCTTAAATATGGTATCCGTAACTCACATTTATTAACTGTTGCTCCAACAGGTTCAACTGGAACTATGGTTGGTGTATCAACAGGACTTGAACCATACTTTGCCTTTTCATATTTCCGTTCAGGAAGACTTGGCAAATTTATGGAAGTAAAAGCAAAAATTGTAAATGACTGATTACAGTATCATCCAGAATTTAAAGAAAAACCATTACCAGATATTTTTGTTTCAGCAATGCAATTAACACCTGAAGATCATGCTAATGTACAATGTATTATTCAACGTTGAGTTGATTCTTCAATTTCAAAAACTGTTAATGCTCCAAAAGGTTACACTGTTAAAAAAGTAGAACAAATATATTACAAATTATATAAAGATGGAGCAAAAGGTGGAACTGTTTATGTTGATGGAAGTAGAGATAGTCAACTCTTATCTTTATCTGATGATGATAATCAAATGCAAGAGCAAGTTAACTTAAGTGATCTTGGTCTAACTGAAACTTTTGCTGATAGTATTAATGAAACAAAACCAATTAAACCAGGATGACGTAATGATCGTCAAGATCGTAAAATTGGCACTGATTTAGGTGACTTATGTACAATGTGTAAAGAAGGAGTCCTTGTCTTTAGCGCTGGTTGTTATACTTGCAATAATTGTGGTATTCAATCTAAATGCGGATTATAA